CGCCTGGCGCGCCAAAAAAATCAAAGATGCAGTGAAAGTCCCCGTCATTGCGGTCGGCCGATTCACCGATCCCGCGCTTGCCGATGAAGTCATCGCGCGCGGGGACGCCGACTTGATCGCGTTCGGACGCCAGCAGTTGGCCGACCCTGACTTTTTGAAGAAGGCAAGGGAAGGACGCTCGAAGGAGATTCGCATATGCATCGCCTGCAACCAGGGCTGTATCGAGCGCCTCATGCTCGAGCCCGGCTCCTCTGTCCGCTGCGCGATCAATCCGGAAACGGGCCAGGAGCTCGCGTATCCAAAAAAGCCTGCGGAAACCAGCAGGAAAGTCTGGGTTGCCGGATCGGGGCCCGCGGGCCTGACCGCCGCCTACGAGGCCGCGCGACTCGGTCACGAGGTGACGCTTTTCGAAAAAGAGGCAAGGCCCGGCGGACAGATATATTTTGCATCGAAGGCGCCGCACAAAGAGTGTTACGAAAACTGGATTCACTGGCTGTGCGGACAGGTTGAGACGGCGGGAGTCACTACAAAATTGAATGCCCTCCTTACGCCGGATATGGTGAAAAGTGGACGGCCGGATATCGTCATTCTTGCTGCAGGCGCCGAGATAATCATTCCAACTATCCCGGGTGTCGAGCTCCCGCACGTGTGCAATGCGCTTCAAATCCTTGCGGGCGAGGTCGCGCCGAAAGAAACCGTTGTCGTTGTCGGCGGTGGGATGATCGGGATGGAGACGGCCGACTTTCTGATCGCGAGGGGGAGCAGGGTGACGGTCGTCGAACTGCTGCCGCGCTCGCCGGTCAAGAAGTTCGCCTCACACGGTTACATGCTTCACAAACGCCTGCGTGACGGCGGAGGCCGCTTGCTGCTGGGAACCAAGGTGGAACGAATCCGCGAGGATGCAGTGATCATCACGAGCGAACGGGGAGAGGAAGTGCTGCCGGCCAGGCAGGTGGTCATTGCAGTCGGCACGCGTTCTCGCTCCGGATTGAAAGCGCTTCTTGAGGAACACAAAATCCCGCACGTGGTTGTGGGAGACGCGGTACAGCCGCGGCGCATCATCGAAGCGACCGAAGAGGGCGCGCGGGCAGCCTGGAATATTTGATTCACAGGCCGAGGAGGAAAACATGATCGAGAAATCCGCTATTGGGAAAACAACTCGTACGCATTCGCTGGAGGTCGAGAAGGGCCACATCCGGCGGTTTGCGGAAGCGATCGGGGACGAGAACCCGTTGTACCGGGATGAAGAATACGCCCGCCGCAGCCGTTACGGCGGCATCATAGCGCCGCCGACTTTCCCCACTGTTTTCGGATTCGAGGGCGAGAAGGTAATGGAGGGCCTTCAGTTCGACTGCGCGCGCCTGCTGCACGGTGAACAGGAATACGAGTATTACCAGCCGATAAGGCCCGGTGACACGATGAGCTACAGCACGAAGATCGTGAACGTTGACGAGAAACAGGGCAAGAGCGGCCCGATGGATATCGTGACCACCGAGATGACCGGCTGCAATCAGAAGAACGAGCGAGTGTTCGTGGCTCGTTCCACCGTGGTAATAAGAAGATAACGCCTCATGGCCCTGAAAAGGAGTGAAGCGATGGCAGGCCAGACCGTTTATTTCGATGACGTGAATGTGGGCGATGAGATTCCAAGCCTCGCGAAAGACCCCATCACCGAAGTACAGCTTGTGAAATATGCCGGCGCCTCCGGCGACTTCAACCCGATCCACACGGTTCACCATTATGCCGAGAAAGCCGGCCTCGGCGGCGTTATCGCCCACGGCATGCTCAGCATGGGCTTCGTCGGACAGCATGTTACTCGCTGGATGGGCGAGGCAGGCGAATTGAAGCGCCTGAAGGTTCGATTCGCCGCCATGACGCGCCCGGGCGATGTCATTACCCTGAAAGGGAAAATCCTCGGCAAAAGGGAAACCGGCGGCGACAGCCTTGTGGACTGCGAGCTGTGGGCTGAGAAACAGGATGGTACAAGGACGGTTGCCGCCAATGCGACCGTTGCATTGCCGCGGAGAAAGTAACCTTCTGCTTTTCTGAAGGAGCGATCGGATTTTTTTCATACCACTCGTTGAATCCCCTGCCGCACGTCTTTGTAAACGCATCTTCCTTCTTGTTATACTACTAATGCGGCGCCCCTGGAGATGATTGTTCATTTCTGAAGGATACGAATTGTTGATGAGACGGATTCTCCTGATCCTTATTCTCCTCCATGTTCTTGTTGCGGCTAAGCCTCTCGGTCTCGAGCTGAAGAGAACCGTGCGCGACATGCGGGTTCTGAAGGGGAAAGACAACAACGAAAGACTGCGGCTCATGCTGGGCGGTGTGTTGGACTCGGTTGAAGACCACGAATTTATCTCACGCTGTGCGCGCGAGATCCCGCCGGATGCGGATGTTCTTGTTGTCACCAACGTAATGACAAACGTGTACACGCTCTCATACTACCTTTACCCGCGGAAGGTATACTCAAGCGAAGCAGGACCCGACAATCAATATTGGATCGTCCATTATTTCACTCCGAAAGCGCTCGGCCTTAATAAGTTGGAGGGCCCGGTCCGGCTTGACAATACTTAATGTTCTTTGGTCTCTTCTCACTATCTGCATCATCGGCTATGCGTTCGCGCTGCTCATCTTTCGGCGGGCTCGAATCTCGGGCGTCACCCTGTTTCTTCTTTCGATTGGATTGGGCTTTGGTATCCTCGCCGAGTTCTGCTATTTATTCCTCATGTTTTCCAGGAAGATTCCCTTCCAGTCGCTGTACTCCCTGATCGCGCCAAGTCTTATTCTCGTGCTGTTCATGAAGCGCCGCGCCTGGGGCGCCTCGTGGGAAAGTCTTGCGTCGCAATGTTGGGAACTGGCGAGGACTTTTGGAAAAGAGCCCCTGCCGAAAAGATTGCTGGTGTTATCCGCTGTAGTAGTCGTCATCACAATTGTTGCAATCACTTCCTTCAACCTGGTGGCTCGGCCGGCGTATCAATTCGATTCGCGCGCGATCTGGCTCCAGAAAGCGAAGATTCTGTATCATGAACGCACCATATTCTCCGACGCTGTCGTAGATATAGCCAGAAATCATCCGCACCCGCGCTACCCGTTGCTCTTGCCAATGACGCAAAGCTGGGTCTTCTATCATATGCAGGAGACGGATGACCGGGCCGGCCGACTTCTGTTCCTGCTCTTTTTTGTGGGCCTCCTGGCCGCAACGTACGAGCTTTCGAAGACAGAATCCACAAAACGAGTGGCGGCCTTCAGCCTCTTCCTTCTGCTGCTCGTACCGTTTATGTATAGCGGAATTCTGCCGGGAACCGCGTCAGGATACGCAGATTTGATTCTCTCCTTTTATATCACTTCGAGCGCGTTGATGATGGCGCTCTGGTTGAAGGAAAGGAAACTCGTGTTCGTATTGGCGGGC
This genomic stretch from Candidatus Abyssobacteria bacterium SURF_5 harbors:
- a CDS encoding dehydratase — protein: MAGQTVYFDDVNVGDEIPSLAKDPITEVQLVKYAGASGDFNPIHTVHHYAEKAGLGGVIAHGMLSMGFVGQHVTRWMGEAGELKRLKVRFAAMTRPGDVITLKGKILGKRETGGDSLVDCELWAEKQDGTRTVAANATVALPRRK
- a CDS encoding MaoC family dehydratase: MIEKSAIGKTTRTHSLEVEKGHIRRFAEAIGDENPLYRDEEYARRSRYGGIIAPPTFPTVFGFEGEKVMEGLQFDCARLLHGEQEYEYYQPIRPGDTMSYSTKIVNVDEKQGKSGPMDIVTTEMTGCNQKNERVFVARSTVVIRR
- a CDS encoding FAD-binding protein; protein product: MGTLKHLLSPIRIRKLELLNRAVMPPMGTNLGDDDGMVGDALLAYIGRQARSGAALIISEITCVHPSGMVSPNHLGAYDDRFITGLKKYAAAIHEACGKAAMQLHHAGRESFFQLMQGEAIGPSAIPSVVYRQAPREMTLAEIQEIIHAFGRAALRAREAGFDAVEVHGAHGYLLTQFLSALSNQRQDEYGGSLVNRAKFIIEVLRAVRQNVGDDFPISLRISAEECIKDGYTVEDIQQILPELVSAGADIIHASLGTHGTPAGITSAPAEYEPGFNAWRAKKIKDAVKVPVIAVGRFTDPALADEVIARGDADLIAFGRQQLADPDFLKKAREGRSKEIRICIACNQGCIERLMLEPGSSVRCAINPETGQELAYPKKPAETSRKVWVAGSGPAGLTAAYEAARLGHEVTLFEKEARPGGQIYFASKAPHKECYENWIHWLCGQVETAGVTTKLNALLTPDMVKSGRPDIVILAAGAEIIIPTIPGVELPHVCNALQILAGEVAPKETVVVVGGGMIGMETADFLIARGSRVTVVELLPRSPVKKFASHGYMLHKRLRDGGGRLLLGTKVERIREDAVIITSERGEEVLPARQVVIAVGTRSRSGLKALLEEHKIPHVVVGDAVQPRRIIEATEEGARAAWNI